A section of the Microbacterium sp. MM2322 genome encodes:
- a CDS encoding ATP-binding cassette domain-containing protein, whose product MSDTPESAPVLRITGLDVDLGSGLRTARVLTQVNLDVARGSAVGVVGESGSGKSTLAKTIIGLHRATAGSIVYDGTDLTTVRRKALQPLRRRLQYIPQDPFSSLDPRRTIGQTLAEAIDPVHARLRRHRERIVDALAAVTLGEDTVDRYPHEFSGGQRQRIAIARALVVDPEVIIADEITSALDVSTQAEVLRLLARLRADLGITMLFISHNLAVVEELCDHVMVLLHGRVVEAGPTAEVFSDPQDPYTRTLLESVPGGPAFDVTAPLLTAPVRTLSPR is encoded by the coding sequence GTGTCTGACACCCCCGAATCCGCGCCCGTCCTCCGGATCACGGGCCTCGACGTCGACCTCGGTTCGGGGCTGCGGACCGCCCGCGTGCTGACGCAGGTGAACCTCGACGTCGCGCGCGGCAGCGCGGTGGGCGTCGTCGGCGAGTCGGGGTCGGGAAAGTCGACGCTCGCGAAGACGATCATCGGTCTCCACCGCGCGACGGCAGGGTCGATCGTCTACGACGGCACCGACCTGACCACCGTCCGTCGGAAGGCCCTTCAGCCGCTCCGCCGACGCCTGCAGTACATCCCGCAGGATCCGTTCTCCTCGCTGGACCCGCGCCGGACGATCGGCCAGACCCTCGCCGAGGCGATCGACCCCGTCCACGCGCGGCTCCGCCGTCACCGGGAGAGGATCGTCGACGCCCTCGCCGCCGTGACGCTCGGCGAGGACACCGTGGACCGCTATCCGCACGAGTTCTCGGGCGGGCAGCGGCAGCGCATCGCCATCGCCCGCGCACTGGTCGTCGATCCCGAGGTCATCATCGCGGACGAGATCACGTCCGCGCTCGACGTCTCGACGCAGGCAGAGGTGCTGCGGCTGCTCGCACGCCTGCGTGCGGACCTGGGCATCACGATGCTGTTCATCTCGCACAACCTGGCCGTCGTCGAAGAGCTCTGCGATCACGTGATGGTGCTGCTCCACGGTCGCGTCGTGGAGGCGGGGCCGACGGCCGAGGTGTTCTCCGACCCGCAGGACCCCTACACCCGGACGCTCCTGGAGTCCGTCCCCGGAGGACCGGCCTTCGACGTCACCGCTCCGCTCCTCACGGCGCCCGTGCGGACCCTCTCGCCCCGGTGA
- a CDS encoding dipeptide/oligopeptide/nickel ABC transporter permease/ATP-binding protein, producing the protein MSERRTRRMPVSLIAGLAMLGILIVLAVVAPLIWGESATTVSPNTRMAPSADHLMGTDDLGRDVLARTLVATRLTLLMAAAATVGSVVLGVLIGGLVWVASRRVREWVLRIVDSTVAFPSLVLALVIAAILGAGMVPAIIAIAIAGVPSFARITSNMTGAVATRDFVGTARLLGVPRVALFFRHLLPNISGPLLVLIASSFALTLLDISSLSFVGLGVQSPDFDWGRLLNEGLPAVYDQPLQVVGPAVMLVFAGVAAMLTGDGLATWLDPRSSHHRRMTRLPATPRGTSTSPDALVEVRGLTVRAPNGTTLVDGINFDIAPGEILGLVGESGSGKSMTAMALARLQADGVVVDASVLRLGDLDLLSNRHRGRLAKEIGLVYQDPGSTFNPALRMSAQLTEVARVHLGLSRRAAKATLIDRLTDMRIRDPKTVMDQHPFQLSGGMLQRATIASSLVTDPKLLIADEPTTALDVTVQAEVLRALRKLNQEHGTAVLFISHDIGVVEALCDRVLVMRHGAIVERLDVEALRRREVQHPYTRALLEATPTLTITPRPLEESPRV; encoded by the coding sequence ATGTCTGAACGACGCACCCGACGGATGCCGGTGTCTCTCATCGCGGGTCTGGCGATGCTCGGCATCCTGATCGTGCTCGCCGTCGTCGCTCCTCTCATCTGGGGTGAGAGCGCCACGACGGTGAGTCCGAACACCCGCATGGCCCCGTCGGCCGACCACCTGATGGGAACGGACGACCTCGGTCGCGACGTCCTCGCCCGCACCCTCGTCGCCACCCGCCTGACTCTCCTGATGGCGGCGGCGGCCACCGTCGGCTCGGTCGTGCTGGGCGTGCTCATCGGCGGTCTCGTCTGGGTCGCGAGCCGTCGGGTCCGGGAGTGGGTGCTGCGCATCGTCGACTCGACCGTCGCGTTCCCCTCACTGGTCCTCGCCCTCGTGATCGCCGCGATCCTCGGAGCCGGGATGGTGCCCGCGATCATCGCGATCGCGATCGCGGGCGTGCCGAGCTTCGCGCGCATCACGTCCAACATGACGGGCGCCGTCGCGACCCGGGACTTCGTCGGGACGGCACGCCTGCTCGGTGTGCCGCGCGTCGCGCTGTTCTTCCGGCACCTTCTGCCCAACATCTCAGGACCGCTGCTCGTCTTGATCGCGTCGAGCTTCGCGCTCACCCTCCTCGACATCTCGAGCCTGTCCTTCGTCGGCCTCGGTGTGCAGAGCCCCGACTTCGACTGGGGACGGCTTCTCAACGAGGGGCTGCCCGCGGTCTACGACCAGCCGCTGCAGGTCGTCGGTCCTGCCGTGATGCTCGTCTTCGCAGGCGTCGCGGCGATGCTGACCGGTGACGGTCTCGCAACGTGGCTCGATCCCCGCAGCTCTCACCACCGGCGGATGACGCGTCTGCCGGCCACGCCGCGCGGCACGTCGACGTCGCCCGATGCGCTCGTCGAGGTTCGCGGGCTCACCGTCCGTGCGCCGAACGGCACGACGCTCGTCGACGGCATCAACTTCGACATCGCACCGGGCGAGATCCTGGGCCTCGTCGGCGAGTCCGGCTCCGGCAAATCGATGACCGCGATGGCGCTCGCTCGGCTGCAGGCCGACGGCGTCGTCGTCGATGCGAGCGTGCTGCGCCTCGGTGACCTCGACCTGCTGTCGAACCGGCACCGCGGGCGGTTGGCGAAGGAGATCGGGCTCGTCTACCAGGACCCCGGATCGACGTTCAACCCGGCGCTGCGCATGTCCGCGCAGCTCACCGAGGTCGCCCGCGTCCACCTGGGGCTGTCCCGTCGCGCGGCCAAGGCCACGCTCATCGACCGGCTGACCGACATGCGGATCCGCGACCCGAAGACGGTGATGGATCAGCATCCCTTCCAGCTGTCGGGCGGGATGCTGCAGCGCGCCACCATCGCCTCGTCGCTCGTCACCGACCCGAAGCTGCTGATCGCGGACGAGCCGACGACGGCACTCGATGTCACCGTGCAGGCCGAGGTCCTCCGGGCGCTGCGCAAACTCAACCAGGAGCACGGCACCGCGGTCCTGTTCATCTCGCACGACATCGGTGTGGTCGAGGCGCTGTGCGACCGCGTCCTCGTTATGCGGCACGGCGCGATCGTCGAGCGCCTCGACGTCGAGGCGCTGCGGCGGCGCGAGGTCCAGCATCCGTACACGCGGGCACTGCTGGAGGCCACGCCCACCCTCACCATCACGCCCCGCCCACTCGAGGAGAGCCCCCGTGTCTGA